The following proteins come from a genomic window of Desulforamulus hydrothermalis Lam5 = DSM 18033:
- a CDS encoding valine--tRNA ligase, giving the protein MAEQNIPTVYNPGEVEDKWYRHWENNKYFAASVEKDKTPFCIIMPPPNVTGQLHMGHALDNTLQDILTRWRRMQGYNALWVPGTDHAGIATQAKVEEQLAKEGLSKYDLGREKFLERVWAWKEQYGNRITTQLRRLGASCDWDRERFTMDAGCSRAVLEVFVRLFEQGLIYRDYYITNWCPHCQTTISDIEVEHQDKPGQLYYIKYPAKDNPDEYIVIATTRPETMLGDVAVAVNPEDERYRHLVGKTLLLPIVGRELPVIADDYCDPAFGTGAVKMTPAHDPNDFEIGRRHGLPEVVVIDKYGKMNEQAGQYQGLDRWECRKQIVRDLEKMGYLVKTEDISHAVGHCYRCNTAIEPMLSKQWFVKMRPLAEPAIQAVKEGRITFIPERFTKIYLNWMENIRDWCISRQLWWGHRIPVYYCQDCGEITASLTPVNRCVKCGGQTEQDPDVLDTWFSSALWPFSTLGWPDKTPELEHFYPTSVLVTGRDIIFFWVARMIFSGLRFMDQEPFKEVFIHGLVLDSLGRKMSKSLGNGVDPLDVIESHGADSLRFMLITGNTPGNDLRFHFERLDGARNFANKLWNASRFVMMNLGDYDPAAQGEPYTLADRWILSRLQGAVSQVTDYLERYELGEAARVLYDFIWSEFCDWYIELAKPRLFGKTTPGDRITAQQVLVQVLRQTLELLHPFMPFITEEIWQKLPHRGETVMLAPWPTPDDRLHDETAEKEMAVLIEVITAIRRIRGEMNVPPGKKAESLLVAGDSYYRSILERNTAYIQGLANTQVQVLVALQQKPEQSAGAVTRGVEIFVPLKGLIDLEKELARINKELKSVQGELARVQGKLNNQGFLAKAPAEVIEKERAKEQELTMKVRALQDRLAMLS; this is encoded by the coding sequence GTGGCCGAACAAAACATACCAACCGTGTATAATCCGGGTGAGGTGGAAGACAAATGGTACCGTCACTGGGAAAACAACAAGTATTTTGCAGCCTCTGTGGAGAAGGATAAAACCCCCTTCTGCATTATCATGCCGCCGCCTAACGTTACCGGGCAGCTGCATATGGGACATGCCCTGGACAATACTCTGCAGGATATATTAACCCGCTGGCGCCGCATGCAGGGCTATAATGCCTTGTGGGTGCCAGGTACTGACCATGCGGGTATTGCCACCCAGGCAAAAGTGGAAGAACAACTGGCGAAAGAAGGACTGTCTAAATACGACCTGGGCCGGGAAAAGTTTTTGGAGCGGGTATGGGCCTGGAAGGAACAATACGGTAACCGCATTACCACCCAGTTGCGCCGTCTGGGTGCCTCCTGCGACTGGGATCGGGAGCGCTTTACCATGGACGCAGGCTGTTCCCGGGCAGTACTGGAAGTTTTTGTGCGATTGTTTGAGCAGGGCTTGATTTACCGGGATTACTATATTACCAACTGGTGTCCTCACTGCCAGACCACCATTTCAGACATCGAGGTGGAACACCAGGATAAACCCGGGCAGCTGTACTACATTAAATATCCCGCCAAGGATAACCCGGACGAATATATAGTTATTGCCACCACCCGGCCGGAAACCATGCTGGGTGACGTGGCGGTTGCCGTTAACCCCGAGGACGAACGCTACCGGCACCTGGTGGGCAAAACCTTGCTGCTGCCCATTGTAGGGCGGGAATTGCCGGTAATTGCAGATGACTACTGTGATCCTGCCTTTGGTACCGGTGCAGTTAAGATGACACCGGCCCATGATCCTAACGACTTTGAAATTGGCCGCCGGCACGGGCTGCCTGAGGTTGTGGTTATTGACAAATACGGCAAAATGAATGAACAAGCCGGTCAATACCAGGGTTTGGATCGCTGGGAATGCCGCAAACAAATTGTGCGCGACCTGGAAAAAATGGGTTACCTGGTGAAAACAGAAGATATCAGCCACGCAGTGGGGCATTGCTACCGCTGCAACACAGCCATTGAACCCATGCTGTCTAAACAATGGTTTGTAAAAATGAGACCCCTGGCTGAACCGGCCATTCAGGCTGTAAAAGAGGGCCGCATTACTTTTATTCCGGAACGATTTACTAAAATATACTTGAATTGGATGGAGAACATCCGTGATTGGTGCATATCCCGTCAGCTTTGGTGGGGTCATCGTATACCGGTGTATTACTGCCAGGATTGCGGTGAAATTACCGCTTCCCTTACCCCGGTAAACCGTTGTGTTAAATGCGGCGGGCAGACAGAACAAGACCCTGACGTGCTGGATACCTGGTTTTCATCGGCCCTGTGGCCCTTTTCAACCCTGGGCTGGCCTGATAAGACGCCCGAGCTGGAGCATTTTTATCCTACTTCGGTACTGGTCACCGGCCGTGACATTATTTTCTTCTGGGTGGCCCGCATGATATTTTCCGGCCTGCGCTTTATGGATCAGGAGCCCTTTAAAGAAGTCTTCATCCACGGGCTGGTGCTGGATTCCCTGGGACGCAAAATGAGCAAGTCCCTGGGCAACGGGGTGGACCCCCTGGATGTTATAGAAAGCCACGGGGCTGATTCCCTGCGGTTTATGCTGATAACCGGCAATACCCCGGGCAACGACCTGCGCTTCCATTTTGAACGGTTGGACGGTGCCCGGAATTTTGCCAACAAGTTATGGAATGCTTCCCGTTTTGTCATGATGAACCTGGGCGATTATGACCCGGCTGCCCAGGGAGAACCATATACCCTGGCGGATCGCTGGATTTTAAGCCGCCTGCAGGGTGCCGTTAGCCAGGTTACCGATTACCTTGAGCGTTACGAATTGGGTGAAGCGGCCCGGGTGCTGTATGATTTTATCTGGAGCGAGTTTTGCGATTGGTATATTGAGCTGGCCAAACCGCGCTTATTTGGCAAAACCACCCCGGGCGACCGCATTACAGCCCAGCAGGTATTGGTGCAAGTGTTGCGGCAGACCCTGGAATTGCTGCACCCTTTCATGCCCTTCATTACCGAAGAAATCTGGCAGAAACTGCCTCACCGGGGAGAAACCGTCATGCTGGCCCCCTGGCCTACCCCGGATGACCGCCTGCATGATGAAACCGCAGAGAAAGAAATGGCTGTATTAATTGAAGTTATTACCGCCATCCGCCGGATTCGGGGGGAAATGAACGTGCCGCCGGGTAAAAAGGCCGAGTCCCTGCTGGTTGCCGGTGACTCTTACTACCGCAGTATCCTGGAAAGGAATACCGCCTATATCCAGGGGCTGGCCAACACTCAGGTGCAAGTGCTGGTTGCCCTGCAGCAAAAGCCGGAGCAGTCCGCCGGTGCGGTGACCCGCGGGGTAGAGATTTTTGTGCCCTTGAAAGGCTTAATTGACCTGGAAAAAGAGCTGGCCCGCATAAACAAAGAATTAAAATCCGTGCAGGGCGAGCTGGCCCGGGTGCAGGGCAAGCTGAACAACCAAGGTTTTCTGGCTAAAGCTCCGGCAGAAGTTATTGAAAAGGAGCGGGCCAAGGAGCAGGAGCTCACCATGAAAGTCCGGGCCTTGCAGGACCGCCTGGCCATGTTGAGCTAA
- a CDS encoding type II toxin-antitoxin system HicB family antitoxin: protein MPLQFEEFLSPLPKGGLEGEIKVRIRVQVHEDCEDGGYYAVTPDVPGCASRGATIEEAVENFKEAIKYFLIENDGH, encoded by the coding sequence ATGCCGCTGCAATTTGAAGAATTTCTTTCGCCCCTGCCCAAGGGTGGTTTGGAAGGCGAAATAAAAGTACGCATTCGGGTGCAGGTGCATGAAGATTGTGAGGACGGCGGTTACTATGCCGTAACGCCGGACGTGCCGGGCTGTGCTTCTCGCGGCGCCACCATAGAGGAGGCCGTGGAAAACTTTAAGGAAGCCATCAAGTACTTCTTAATTGAAAACGACGGACATTAA
- a CDS encoding bifunctional folylpolyglutamate synthase/dihydrofolate synthase, translating into MNYHQAIQYLKGLTKFGMNLGLDRIRELLRRLGNPHRHLKIIHIGGTNGKGSTTAMISSILRAAGFKTGMFTSPHLHSYTERFIINGQPVAPSQLAELISEIRPHLDDMVKEGFEHPTEFEVSTALALLYFARQQVDYVALEVGLGGAIDSTNVVIPQVSVITNVALDHMDLLGQTVEEIARVKAGIIKKGVPVVTAATGTALEVIRQVAAANQSRLVTVGREVSWHTGQSPGQGGCRQLVINGQYHNYHIKLPLLGRHQQINAATAVAAVETLFSGCRRLPAAVVEEGLRRVEWPGRLEVVGQNPTVLLDGAHNHAGAQALRQALQEYFANRQVIFVLGMLADKQRQQVVDELAPLAKAVIVTRPGHPRAGDWYRLAEYVKKYLPNVEIVEEVPQAVNRALAKAGAADVVCITGSLYMVADARSALLKK; encoded by the coding sequence TTGAATTACCACCAGGCTATACAATACCTTAAAGGGCTGACCAAATTCGGCATGAATCTGGGCCTGGACCGTATCCGGGAACTGTTGCGGCGGTTGGGCAATCCCCACCGGCACTTAAAGATTATCCATATCGGCGGAACAAACGGCAAAGGCTCCACCACAGCCATGATCAGCAGCATATTAAGGGCAGCGGGGTTTAAAACAGGCATGTTTACCTCGCCCCACTTGCACAGCTACACCGAGCGCTTCATCATTAACGGTCAGCCTGTTGCACCAAGCCAATTGGCTGAATTAATTTCAGAAATTCGCCCGCACTTGGATGATATGGTTAAAGAGGGCTTTGAACACCCCACCGAATTTGAAGTGAGCACCGCCCTGGCTCTCCTTTACTTTGCCAGGCAACAAGTTGATTACGTGGCTCTGGAGGTGGGGCTGGGAGGCGCCATTGATTCAACCAACGTAGTTATTCCGCAGGTATCGGTTATTACCAATGTGGCTCTGGACCATATGGACCTTTTAGGCCAGACAGTGGAAGAAATTGCCCGGGTGAAGGCGGGCATCATTAAAAAGGGTGTGCCGGTGGTTACGGCTGCCACGGGAACCGCACTGGAAGTGATACGACAGGTGGCGGCAGCCAACCAAAGCAGGCTGGTTACGGTGGGCCGAGAGGTATCCTGGCATACCGGGCAGTCGCCTGGCCAGGGGGGCTGCCGGCAGTTGGTTATTAACGGGCAGTACCATAACTACCATATCAAGCTGCCGCTGCTGGGCCGGCACCAGCAGATTAACGCCGCTACCGCGGTGGCGGCGGTAGAAACATTGTTTTCCGGCTGCCGTAGGCTGCCGGCTGCTGTGGTGGAAGAAGGACTACGCAGGGTTGAATGGCCGGGCCGCCTGGAGGTGGTTGGTCAAAACCCCACCGTTTTGCTGGACGGAGCCCATAATCATGCGGGTGCCCAAGCGTTGCGGCAGGCTTTGCAGGAATATTTCGCCAACCGGCAGGTTATTTTTGTACTGGGCATGCTGGCAGACAAACAAAGGCAGCAAGTGGTGGATGAGCTGGCCCCGCTGGCCAAAGCAGTAATCGTTACCCGGCCCGGCCACCCCCGGGCAGGTGACTGGTACCGGCTGGCTGAGTATGTCAAAAAATACCTGCCCAATGTTGAAATTGTTGAAGAAGTGCCGCAGGCCGTCAACCGCGCCTTGGCGAAAGCCGGTGCAGCCGATGTGGTTTGCATCACCGGCTCACTGTACATGGTGGCAGACGCCCGGTCCGCTTTGTTGAAAAAATAA
- a CDS encoding redox-sensing transcriptional repressor Rex — protein MKALKIPEATITRLSIYSRFLKRLDKKGITTVSSGDIAEGVGVSPAQVRKDLAYFGEFGTRGVGYNVKDLIRYTVKILGLSEPWNLVMVGAGNLGSALVTYKEFKDRGFTIVGVFDNDLTKIGKRIADLEVLPLEELPRVVKESNVRIGIIAVPAKAAQEIADIMVKAGLEAILNFAPISLNLPDHIEVRNVDLSVKLEILTFNLALKEK, from the coding sequence GTGAAAGCACTCAAGATCCCGGAAGCAACCATAACTAGGTTATCGATATACTCCAGGTTTTTAAAAAGGCTGGACAAAAAGGGTATAACCACAGTTTCTTCAGGCGATATTGCCGAAGGGGTTGGGGTAAGCCCGGCTCAGGTGCGCAAAGACCTGGCTTACTTTGGCGAGTTCGGCACCCGGGGCGTAGGTTATAATGTTAAGGATCTAATCCGCTACACTGTAAAAATACTGGGCTTGTCGGAACCCTGGAACCTGGTAATGGTGGGGGCAGGCAATCTTGGTTCCGCCCTGGTAACTTATAAGGAGTTTAAAGACCGCGGTTTTACCATTGTAGGGGTCTTTGACAACGACCTGACCAAAATAGGTAAGCGGATAGCTGATTTAGAGGTGCTTCCCCTGGAGGAACTGCCCAGGGTGGTAAAAGAGAGCAACGTTCGCATAGGAATTATTGCGGTGCCTGCTAAAGCGGCCCAGGAAATTGCAGACATTATGGTAAAGGCAGGCTTGGAGGCAATCCTTAACTTTGCTCCCATCTCCCTTAACCTGCCTGATCATATAGAAGTCAGGAATGTGGATCTTTCGGTTAAACTGGAGATATTAACCTTTAACCTGGCGCTGAAGGAAAAATAA
- a CDS encoding DUF4321 domain-containing protein, with the protein MSKTFRTGKGPLSLIILLLSGGVIGSALGQAAAPYLPVLKNFTTIGLNNTTVNLHFLKISFGITMSLGPVTGLGMLLGFLAYRKL; encoded by the coding sequence ATGAGCAAGACGTTTCGCACCGGCAAAGGTCCGCTCAGTTTAATAATCTTATTGTTGTCTGGGGGCGTTATCGGCAGTGCCCTGGGGCAAGCGGCGGCACCTTACCTGCCGGTATTAAAAAATTTTACAACCATTGGTTTGAACAATACCACTGTTAATTTGCACTTTCTCAAGATTTCTTTTGGTATCACCATGTCGCTGGGCCCTGTGACAGGGCTGGGCATGTTGCTTGGTTTTTTAGCCTACCGCAAACTATAG
- a CDS encoding Maf family protein: MRPIILASASPRRRELLANLGLPFEVRVSDVDETFDETLPVAQQAEQLALRKATAVAAQCGEGLVIGADTIVVLDNKPLGKPTHRQEAVQMLQSLQGRSHEVYTGLAVIDAGTGQRVVTHQVTTVRFKPLTIKQIERYVNTGEPMDKAGAYAVQGKAAVFVEGIAGCYFNVVGLPVAKLADSLKLFGVEII, encoded by the coding sequence GTGCGGCCGATTATACTTGCCTCTGCCTCACCCCGGCGCCGGGAACTGCTGGCCAACCTGGGGCTGCCTTTTGAGGTGAGGGTTAGTGATGTAGATGAAACATTTGATGAAACCTTGCCGGTGGCTCAGCAGGCAGAACAGCTGGCACTGCGCAAAGCAACCGCTGTGGCTGCTCAATGTGGCGAAGGTTTGGTGATCGGGGCGGATACTATTGTGGTTTTGGATAACAAGCCCCTGGGCAAACCGACCCACCGGCAGGAAGCGGTACAAATGCTGCAAAGTTTACAGGGCAGAAGCCACGAGGTATATACCGGGTTGGCGGTTATTGATGCCGGCACCGGCCAAAGGGTGGTAACCCACCAGGTAACAACCGTGCGGTTTAAACCTTTAACCATAAAACAAATTGAGCGTTATGTAAATACCGGGGAACCTATGGATAAAGCCGGCGCCTACGCGGTACAAGGCAAGGCAGCCGTCTTTGTTGAAGGCATTGCAGGCTGTTATTTTAATGTGGTTGGCCTGCCGGTGGCAAAACTGGCAGACTCATTAAAACTGTTTGGAGTCGAAATTATATGA
- the radC gene encoding RadC family protein gives MTYPVMRQLPPEQRPRERMLKEGAASLSDIDLLAIMLRTGTAKTSAMELAAEIFSRFNDLRSLAQATIEELSQVKGVGPVKAVQVKAALELGKRLAALPAEERPVIRCPEDVCALVMEDLRNKDREYFQALLLNTKNQVLARETISIGTLSSSVVHPRELFKVAIRRSAASLILLHNHPSGDPTPSREDIALTKRLVEAGQILGIDVLDHIVIGDNRFASMKSQGLI, from the coding sequence ATGACTTATCCGGTGATGCGCCAATTGCCCCCGGAACAAAGACCCCGGGAGCGTATGCTTAAAGAAGGGGCGGCCAGTCTTTCTGATATTGATTTACTAGCCATTATGCTGCGTACCGGCACGGCCAAAACTTCAGCCATGGAACTGGCGGCGGAAATTTTTAGCCGTTTTAACGACCTGCGTTCCCTTGCCCAGGCCACCATCGAAGAATTAAGTCAAGTAAAAGGAGTGGGGCCGGTTAAAGCTGTTCAGGTCAAGGCTGCCCTGGAACTGGGCAAAAGGCTGGCGGCCTTGCCGGCGGAGGAACGGCCGGTGATTCGCTGTCCCGAGGATGTGTGCGCACTGGTTATGGAAGATTTAAGGAATAAAGACCGGGAGTACTTTCAAGCCTTGCTTCTTAATACCAAAAACCAGGTGCTGGCCAGGGAAACCATTTCTATCGGCACCTTAAGTTCTTCGGTGGTGCATCCGCGGGAACTGTTTAAGGTTGCCATCCGACGCAGTGCGGCATCCCTCATTTTATTGCACAATCATCCCAGTGGCGACCCGACACCCAGCCGGGAGGATATTGCCCTTACTAAAAGGTTGGTGGAAGCAGGACAAATTCTTGGTATTGATGTCCTAGACCATATCGTAATTGGAGATAATAGATTTGCCAGCATGAAATCGCAAGGATTAATCTAA
- a CDS encoding rod shape-determining protein codes for MKLGMFSKDMGIDLGTANSLVYVKGKGIVLREPSVVAIQRETGHVLAVGEEAKQMIGRTPGNIVAIRPMKDGVIADFDVTQSMIKYFINKALRGRSFIVKPRVVVSVPSGVTAVEERAVREAALQAGAREAYLIEEPMAAAIGAGLPVHEPTGNMIVDIGGGTTEVAVISLGGIVTSKSIRIAGDEMDDAIIQHVKRTYNLMIGERTAEQIKINIGTAYPLEVEETEEIRGRDLVSGLPKTLQITSTEIYKALSEPVAAILEAIKVTLEKTPPELAADIMDRGIVMAGGGSLLRGLDRLVSDQTGMPVHLAEEPLLAVAYGSGRVLENIDVLRRVLIQPKKLA; via the coding sequence ATGAAACTTGGTATGTTTTCCAAGGACATGGGCATAGATTTAGGCACCGCCAACTCTCTGGTTTATGTAAAAGGCAAAGGCATTGTTCTGAGAGAACCTTCGGTGGTGGCTATTCAAAGAGAAACCGGCCATGTGCTGGCTGTTGGGGAGGAGGCCAAGCAAATGATCGGCCGTACCCCTGGCAACATTGTGGCTATCCGTCCCATGAAAGACGGTGTTATTGCTGATTTTGACGTTACCCAAAGCATGATTAAATATTTCATTAATAAAGCCCTGCGGGGGCGTTCCTTTATTGTTAAGCCAAGGGTGGTAGTCAGCGTGCCTTCCGGCGTGACAGCGGTGGAAGAACGGGCGGTGCGTGAGGCTGCCCTGCAGGCCGGGGCCAGAGAGGCTTATCTTATTGAGGAGCCCATGGCGGCAGCCATTGGCGCCGGTTTGCCGGTACATGAACCCACCGGTAATATGATTGTGGATATCGGGGGCGGCACCACCGAAGTGGCTGTGATCTCTCTGGGCGGCATTGTTACCAGCAAGTCTATCCGTATTGCCGGGGATGAGATGGATGATGCCATAATCCAGCACGTTAAACGCACCTATAATTTAATGATTGGCGAGCGTACTGCGGAGCAAATTAAGATCAATATCGGCACCGCCTACCCCTTGGAGGTGGAGGAAACCGAGGAAATCAGGGGCCGCGACCTGGTATCCGGTTTGCCCAAAACCCTGCAAATCACCTCCACGGAAATTTATAAAGCGTTGTCTGAACCGGTGGCCGCTATCCTGGAAGCTATTAAGGTAACCCTGGAAAAAACCCCCCCGGAGCTGGCGGCAGATATTATGGACAGGGGCATTGTGATGGCCGGCGGCGGCTCCCTGCTGCGGGGGCTTGACCGTTTGGTCAGCGATCAAACCGGTATGCCGGTGCATTTGGCTGAAGAACCCCTGTTGGCCGTGGCCTATGGCTCGGGCAGGGTGCTGGAAAATATCGATGTATTAAGACGTGTGTTAATCCAACCGAAAAAGTTAGCCTAA
- the mreC gene encoding rod shape-determining protein MreC, with product MPRFVSYKNFFLLTVLVGVTLLVMRFTHLERPRLTPLEAAVKDSLAPVQGVLMKMAGTLRNGTQFIVSLGRLEEENKELKEQVSLLKGRLYLQEELKQENKRLKELLQYKDRYQQNFSVKTAAVIGRDPGNWFGVVTLNKGSKDGILKNMPVVTPAGLVGKIVAVSATTAQLMLITDPRSGVGAMVQETRIPGVLEGSTAGSEETRLIHVPKDTELANGQTIITSGIGGTFPKGIPIGKITAVSDEPTGLFKTATVVPFADLHRLEEVLVITTVYNPDLLPPMEGN from the coding sequence TTGCCCCGGTTTGTATCTTATAAGAACTTTTTTTTGCTAACCGTTTTGGTAGGGGTTACCCTGCTGGTGATGCGTTTTACCCATCTGGAGCGTCCCCGGCTAACACCCTTGGAAGCAGCTGTGAAAGACAGCTTGGCGCCGGTGCAGGGTGTCCTTATGAAAATGGCCGGCACCCTGCGCAACGGGACTCAGTTTATTGTTTCCCTGGGTCGGCTGGAGGAAGAAAACAAAGAGTTAAAAGAACAAGTATCTCTGCTTAAGGGCCGGCTGTATTTGCAGGAAGAGCTGAAACAAGAAAACAAGCGACTTAAGGAACTGTTACAATATAAGGACCGCTATCAGCAAAATTTCAGTGTAAAAACAGCGGCAGTGATTGGGCGTGATCCCGGAAACTGGTTTGGTGTCGTTACCTTGAATAAGGGGAGTAAGGATGGTATATTAAAGAATATGCCGGTGGTAACCCCGGCGGGCCTGGTGGGAAAAATTGTGGCTGTTTCTGCTACTACCGCTCAATTAATGCTGATTACAGACCCCCGCAGCGGGGTGGGAGCAATGGTGCAGGAAACCCGTATTCCGGGCGTGTTGGAGGGGAGTACGGCCGGCAGCGAAGAAACCAGGCTGATTCATGTACCCAAGGATACAGAGCTGGCCAACGGGCAAACCATTATTACTTCAGGTATCGGGGGCACCTTCCCCAAGGGGATTCCTATCGGCAAGATTACTGCCGTTTCGGATGAACCAACAGGTTTGTTTAAAACCGCCACCGTAGTTCCCTTTGCTGATCTCCACCGTTTGGAGGAAGTGCTGGTGATAACCACCGTCTATAACCCGGATCTGCTTCCTCCCATGGAGGGTAATTAA
- the mreD gene encoding rod shape-determining protein MreD: protein MRNIVFLLLIFMALLLQSTIFTFFQVAGIKPDLVLMLVVFNGFLRGSREGAFLGFVAGLTEDVFSGSYIGLNALTKMLAGFLVGLAEARFYKESVIIVSLVTFMVAIINQLACYTLLFYLNIAVAPSFALAQVMLPAAVYTALLVPLTYWKFYSSYEKGWLREREH from the coding sequence ATGCGAAATATAGTTTTTTTATTATTAATTTTCATGGCCCTGCTGTTACAATCTACTATCTTTACCTTTTTCCAGGTGGCCGGGATAAAGCCCGACCTGGTATTAATGCTGGTGGTGTTTAACGGCTTCCTCCGGGGTTCCCGGGAGGGGGCTTTTTTGGGTTTTGTAGCCGGTCTGACAGAGGATGTGTTTTCCGGCAGTTATATCGGGTTAAACGCCCTTACCAAAATGCTGGCGGGCTTCCTGGTGGGCCTGGCAGAAGCCAGGTTTTACAAAGAGAGCGTGATCATAGTATCCCTGGTCACCTTTATGGTGGCCATAATCAACCAGCTGGCTTGTTACACCTTGTTATTTTATCTAAACATTGCAGTGGCTCCTTCCTTTGCCTTGGCCCAAGTTATGTTGCCGGCAGCCGTATATACCGCCCTTTTGGTGCCTTTGACCTATTGGAAATTTTACAGCTCCTACGAAAAGGGGTGGCTAAGGGAAAGGGAGCACTAA